The genomic segment GAATTTGCCGTAAGCAACCTGGTGCTCGTATTTAAAAAGCACTAAGACAAAGAATAAGGACCCCACTTTAAGTTGGGGTCCTTATTATATCTCAGAGTTTTTAAGCGTGTGCAGCCCTGATGCGATCCTTCAGAGCCTCAAACTGGCTGTGAATCTCAGCTGGGACGCGTGGTCCGAGGAAAGTGAGGTACTCGGCGTTATCTTCAACGTCGTTTGCCCACTGCGCTGCTGGAGCAGTCAGTGCTTCCTTGACATCCTCAATTGGGGTGTCCAGGCCGGTGAGGTCAAGATCCTCAGCCTTAGCGGTGTGACCAACAACAGTCTCCTCTGCGCCAACCTTGCCCTCAATGCGGTCGATGACCCACTTGAGAACACGGGAGTTATCGCCGAAGCCAGGCCACAGGAAGCGACCATCTTCGCCACGACGGAACCAGTTAACCAAGAAGATGGAAGGCAGCTTGTCGCCACCCTTGTTGCCCATGTCAATCCAGTTCTGCAGGTATTCGCCAGCGTTGTAGCCGATGAATGGGAGCATTGCCATTGGATCGTGGCGGAGTGCGCCAACCTTTGCCTCTGCAGAAGCTGCAGTCTGGCCGGAAGCAAGCAGGGAACCAACCATGGTGCCGTGCTCCCAATCGAAGGTTTGGGTAACCAGTGGAACAGTATCCGCACGACGTCCGCCGAAGAGAATGGCGTCGATCTTGACACCCTCCCAATCGTTGAACTCAGGTGCAGCTGCTGGGGACTGATCAATTGCTACGCAGTAACGAGAGTTCGGGTGAGCTGCCAGTTCATCAGATTCTGGAGTCCACTCGTTGCCCTTCCAGTCGATGAGGTGAGCAGGAGCGTCGCCGTCCATGCCCTCCCACCAAATGTCACCGTCATCGGTTAGTGCAACGTTGGTGAACAGGGTGTTGCCTGGCTCCATGGTCTGCATCGCAATTGGATTGGATGCGTAGTTGGTGCCTGGAGCAACGCCGAAGAAACCGTTTTCTGGGTTCACAGCGTAGAGGCCATCTTCGCGCATCTTGAGCCAAGCGATGTCATCGCCGACAACCTGAGCAGTCCAACCTGGAATAGTTGGGGTGATCATTGCGAGGTTGGTCTTGCCACAAGCAGATGGGAATGCTGCTGCGATGTGGTACGCCTTGCCCTCTGGGTTGATCAGCTTCAGGATGAGCATGTGCTCAGCCATCCAGCCCTCTTCACGTGCCATAACGGAAGCAATACGCAGTGCGTAGCACTTCTTAGCCAAGATAGCGTTTCCGCCGTAACCCGAACCGTAGGACCAGATTTCCTTGGTGTCAGGGAACTGGGTGATGTACTTGGTGTCATTGCAAGGCCATGCAACGTCTTCCTGGCCTTCTTCCAAAGGTGCACCAACGGAGTGCAGGCACTTAACGAAGCTGCCGTTCTCGCCGATCTTATCCAGTGCTTCGATGCCCATGCGGGTCATGATGCGCATAGACATAACAACGTAAGCGGAGTCAGTGAGCTGCACGCCGAGCTTTGGCTCTGGATCGCTGATAGGACCCATGCAGAAAGGCACAACATACATGGTGCGACCCTTCATGGAACCAGCGTACTGCTGGGACATTTCGTCCTTCATCGCTTGAGCTGGTGCCCAGTTGTTCGTTGGGCCTGCATCCTCTTCCTTTTCGGAGCAAATGAAGGTGCGGGACTCAACGCGAGCAACGTCAGATGGGTTGGAACGGGCTAAGTAGCTGTTAGGGCGTTTTTCCTCATTCAGCTTGATGAGGGTACCGGCCTCAACCAGATCCTTCGCCATGCCATCCCACTCCGCCTGGGAGCCGTCTACAAAGACAACCGACTCAGGCTGGAAGAGCTCAACGGCGTCTGCGATCCAGTTCAGCAGTTCCTTGTTATTGGTAGGAGCCTCACCCTGAAGGCCCTTGATTGCAGCTGTAGTCATAACTTCTCCAGACATGTGTCATTCACAGAGTTCTTGCCCACTAGCGTAGCTTTCAGATACAGAAGTAGTTAAAAACTTGAGTGAGACAACGGACACATTTGTCATTACCAGTGGACCTACCCCCTGCCCACACGCATCTACACACTTTCCGCCCGACAACAACCCCCGCCTTTGCAACCTATTTCGGGGGTAATTAGATGTATAAACTTCAGGCGTTTTCCGGCAATTCATTTCCCTGCAATGTCAATCAAGGGCAATTTGAGCCACCCACAAAGCCCCTTGAATGCCAATTGCCACCACTGCTCCAAAAGAAACTTATAACTTTCCAATAATAGGGGCTGACGTGCCACAATTAAACGCAATGGTAATCCCTTTGAGGGTACTGGGATGAAAACCCTTTCGGAGTAGCAAATTTGCACCCTAAATTCTTGGGCCGAAAACCACATTCACCCCCACCCTTGCGCCCACATTCCTCTGACACATTAATTTTCACCCCGTGTGATATATGAGCTTTTATCCATTTTTCCACATCAAAATAGCTCCCTAGAGATCTTGAAAATGGGCCGCGAAAAATCCTCACTGTCTCCAGTGGTTATATCCAGCTACTTCTCTTGGATGGTTTAAACCGCT from the Corynebacterium crudilactis genome contains:
- a CDS encoding phosphoenolpyruvate carboxykinase (GTP), whose amino-acid sequence is MTTAAIKGLQGEAPTNNKELLNWIADAVELFQPESVVFVDGSQAEWDGMAKDLVEAGTLIKLNEEKRPNSYLARSNPSDVARVESRTFICSEKEEDAGPTNNWAPAQAMKDEMSQQYAGSMKGRTMYVVPFCMGPISDPEPKLGVQLTDSAYVVMSMRIMTRMGIEALDKIGENGSFVKCLHSVGAPLEEGQEDVAWPCNDTKYITQFPDTKEIWSYGSGYGGNAILAKKCYALRIASVMAREEGWMAEHMLILKLINPEGKAYHIAAAFPSACGKTNLAMITPTIPGWTAQVVGDDIAWLKMREDGLYAVNPENGFFGVAPGTNYASNPIAMQTMEPGNTLFTNVALTDDGDIWWEGMDGDAPAHLIDWKGNEWTPESDELAAHPNSRYCVAIDQSPAAAPEFNDWEGVKIDAILFGGRRADTVPLVTQTFDWEHGTMVGSLLASGQTAASAEAKVGALRHDPMAMLPFIGYNAGEYLQNWIDMGNKGGDKLPSIFLVNWFRRGEDGRFLWPGFGDNSRVLKWVIDRIEGKVGAEETVVGHTAKAEDLDLTGLDTPIEDVKEALTAPAAQWANDVEDNAEYLTFLGPRVPAEIHSQFEALKDRIRAAHA